One stretch of Methanobacterium sp. Maddingley MBC34 DNA includes these proteins:
- a CDS encoding response regulator (CheY-like receiver and winged-helix DNA-binding domain containing protein) (PFAM: Response regulator receiver domain), whose protein sequence is MNLDEMEILLVEDNPTDAELTMRALKRKNLANRLVWVKDGAEALDFIYAQGQFQDRDPADLPHLILLDLRMPKVDGLEVLKKIKANERTRKIPVVVLTSSQQDKDVVESYKLGVNSYVSKPVEFDEFIDAVSTLGLYWMLINKPP, encoded by the coding sequence ATGAATTTAGATGAAATGGAAATTCTCCTGGTGGAGGATAATCCCACTGATGCCGAACTGACCATGAGGGCTTTGAAGAGGAAAAATCTTGCAAATCGGTTAGTTTGGGTTAAAGATGGGGCAGAAGCCCTTGATTTTATTTACGCTCAAGGTCAGTTTCAAGATAGGGATCCGGCAGATTTACCTCACCTGATACTCCTGGATCTGCGCATGCCTAAGGTGGACGGCCTGGAGGTTTTAAAGAAAATAAAGGCCAATGAAAGAACCCGGAAGATACCAGTAGTGGTTCTAACATCTTCACAGCAGGATAAGGATGTGGTGGAAAGTTACAAGTTAGGGGTCAATAGTTACGTGAGTAAACCAGTGGAATTTGATGAGTTCATAGATGCAGTTTCAACCCTTGGATTGTACTGGATGCTGATAAACAAGCCCCCCTGA
- a CDS encoding PAS domain S-box (PFAM: Histidine kinase; Histidine kinase-, DNA gyrase B-, and HSP90-like ATPase; Response regulator receiver domain; PAS fold~TIGRFAM: PAS domain S-box) — protein MGNNVRILILEDVPLDLELMETELKRDGISFVSRCVEEEEEFRREIIDFQPEIILADHSLPHFDGISAMYIAQDISPETPFIFVSGQMGEEFAVEMLKKGATDYVLKHNLSKLGHSVKRALKEAEYHRNKKEAEERLAKNEKKYRALFELSPDYVVVLDPDGRVLDINHRVEEASEISRDDIVGKEVNELANILLNDTIDENSIFEFLTSNQIGPMEIKVEGDSGIEYIEVHHAPIIREGKTFAIQIIGRDITQRKKAENALIESKKHLHNLNTYLEAIINASPFAIVDLYPDGRVKSLWNPAAESIFGWKKTEVLGKPLPFLNENKLIKYENIISNVLSGEFKSDLELECARNDGELIYTMMATAPLLNVDNNIQGVMATFADISDMIMAEKQIKASLEEKEVLLREIHHRVKNNLQIISSLMSLQSEYTQEPETLKMFQESKNRIRSMALIHEKLYQSEDMAHINFGEYLKSLVEMLSSFHKEKRNDVDVCLNCDNVFLEIDTAISMGLIVNELVSNCFKHAFPPETKGLIEISLSTVPEGYLLEVADDGVGLPDNFDLENTNSLGLLIVQTLTMQLKGSLEIEKGNGAIFKLVFNEE, from the coding sequence ATGGGGAATAATGTGCGTATTTTAATTCTGGAAGATGTTCCTTTGGATCTTGAGTTAATGGAAACCGAACTTAAAAGAGATGGTATTAGTTTTGTTTCTCGTTGTGTGGAAGAGGAAGAAGAATTCAGGAGAGAAATAATCGATTTTCAACCGGAAATAATTCTGGCTGATCACTCCCTACCTCACTTTGATGGAATCTCTGCCATGTACATTGCCCAAGATATTTCACCAGAAACCCCTTTTATTTTTGTGAGTGGGCAGATGGGTGAAGAATTCGCGGTTGAAATGCTTAAAAAAGGAGCTACAGATTATGTTCTGAAACATAACCTTTCTAAATTAGGACATTCTGTAAAAAGAGCTCTTAAAGAGGCAGAGTACCATCGTAATAAGAAAGAGGCCGAGGAAAGATTGGCAAAAAATGAAAAAAAATACAGGGCACTTTTTGAGTTATCCCCAGATTATGTGGTGGTTTTAGATCCAGATGGTCGAGTGCTGGATATAAATCACAGGGTGGAAGAAGCTAGCGAAATTTCCAGGGATGATATTGTGGGCAAGGAAGTGAATGAACTTGCCAATATTTTACTAAATGATACCATTGATGAAAATTCGATCTTCGAATTTTTAACCAGCAACCAAATCGGACCTATGGAAATAAAAGTAGAGGGGGATAGTGGAATTGAATATATTGAGGTGCATCACGCCCCAATTATTCGAGAAGGAAAAACCTTTGCAATTCAGATAATCGGAAGAGATATAACGCAACGTAAAAAAGCAGAAAATGCTTTAATTGAGAGTAAAAAACATTTACATAATCTAAATACTTATCTGGAGGCTATAATAAATGCGTCTCCCTTTGCAATTGTTGATTTATATCCTGATGGGCGGGTGAAATCACTCTGGAACCCTGCAGCAGAAAGTATTTTCGGTTGGAAGAAGACAGAAGTACTGGGAAAACCTTTGCCTTTTTTGAATGAAAATAAACTGATAAAATACGAAAATATTATATCTAATGTTCTTTCTGGTGAATTTAAATCTGACCTAGAATTGGAATGTGCTAGAAATGATGGTGAATTGATTTACACCATGATGGCCACTGCACCACTTTTAAATGTTGATAACAACATTCAGGGAGTCATGGCTACCTTTGCTGATATCAGTGACATGATCATGGCTGAAAAGCAGATCAAAGCATCTTTGGAGGAAAAAGAAGTTTTATTGAGGGAGATTCATCACAGGGTTAAAAATAACCTGCAGATCATCTCCAGTCTGATGAGTTTGCAGTCAGAGTATACTCAGGAGCCAGAAACGCTGAAGATGTTCCAGGAAAGCAAGAATCGTATTCGTTCCATGGCCCTTATCCATGAGAAACTGTACCAATCTGAGGATATGGCCCATATTAACTTTGGTGAATATCTGAAAAGTCTGGTGGAAATGCTTTCAAGTTTCCATAAAGAGAAGCGGAATGATGTTGATGTATGTTTAAACTGTGATAATGTTTTCCTGGAAATAGACACCGCTATCTCCATGGGGCTTATTGTTAATGAACTGGTATCTAACTGTTTTAAACATGCTTTTCCCCCTGAAACAAAGGGCCTGATAGAAATAAGTCTTTCCACAGTGCCCGAAGGATATTTGCTGGAAGTGGCTGATGATGGGGTAGGGCTTCCTGATAATTTTGATCTTGAAAACACTAATTCTTTGGGACTTTTAATTGTTCAAACCCTAACTATGCAGTTAAAAGGTTCTCTGGAAATAGAAAAAGGAAATGGGGCTATTTTTAAGTTGGTTTTCAACGAAGAGTAA
- a CDS encoding Kef-type K+ transport system, membrane component (PFAM: Sodium/hydrogen exchanger family), translated as MTVDILAQANVLILVIAIFIASLISLRMGLAVAIVELIVGAIFGNLGFLHATDWMTMIASFGGILLTFMAGTEIDTRVMREKYKESFLIGFFSFLAPFVGTSLYTYFIAGWNLQAALIAGIALSTTSLAVVYSVLLETDIPDVNLVKIVLAATFITDMLTVIVLSILFIKPDWYTILFIIVSIVVIILASKYSKNIFNHKKLKNKVIEPEIKYIFVILVTFMYFAAIGNGEAVLPAFILGLLMSKELAKVKELMVRMRTIAYAVITPIFFIVGGLKISLTLILASLGLFLILFTIKIIAKFIGVYFLANKYIPNGSMYTTLLMSTGLTFGTIASLFGLNAGYIDSVQYSVLIGVVVSSAVIPTFIAQNWFLPRHREDVVE; from the coding sequence TTGACAGTAGACATATTAGCGCAAGCTAACGTATTAATATTAGTTATTGCTATTTTTATAGCTAGTTTAATTTCTCTAAGAATGGGATTAGCAGTAGCCATCGTGGAACTGATAGTGGGGGCTATTTTTGGAAACCTTGGTTTTCTTCATGCAACTGATTGGATGACCATGATAGCTTCATTTGGTGGAATTCTTCTAACATTTATGGCTGGTACAGAGATTGATACACGGGTAATGAGAGAAAAGTACAAAGAAAGTTTTTTAATAGGATTTTTCTCATTCTTAGCGCCTTTTGTTGGGACATCTCTTTACACATATTTTATAGCAGGATGGAACCTTCAAGCAGCGTTGATCGCCGGAATTGCACTTTCAACAACTTCACTGGCAGTTGTATACTCAGTATTACTTGAAACAGATATTCCAGATGTTAACCTGGTTAAAATAGTGCTGGCAGCTACTTTTATAACTGATATGTTAACCGTGATAGTATTGAGCATACTTTTCATTAAACCTGATTGGTACACCATTCTATTCATCATAGTTTCCATAGTGGTTATAATTTTAGCATCCAAATATTCTAAAAACATCTTCAACCACAAAAAACTGAAGAATAAAGTCATAGAGCCTGAAATAAAATACATTTTTGTGATTCTGGTGACATTTATGTATTTTGCCGCAATTGGAAATGGAGAAGCAGTTCTACCGGCATTTATTTTAGGACTTTTAATGTCAAAGGAATTGGCAAAAGTGAAGGAATTGATGGTTAGAATGAGAACCATTGCTTACGCCGTTATAACCCCTATTTTCTTTATAGTGGGTGGTTTAAAAATTTCATTGACATTGATTCTGGCATCATTGGGACTGTTCCTGATATTATTTACCATCAAAATAATCGCCAAGTTCATAGGAGTTTACTTCCTTGCAAACAAGTACATCCCCAATGGAAGCATGTACACCACTCTCTTAATGAGTACTGGACTGACTTTTGGGACAATTGCCAGTTTATTCGGTCTAAATGCAGGTTACATAGATTCTGTGCAATATTCTGTGCTTATAGGAGTAGTGGTTTCCAGTGCAGTGATCCCCACCTTTATAGCACAAAATTGGTTTTTACCAAGGCACAGGGAAGATGTGGTTGAATAG
- a CDS encoding FO synthase subunit 1 (PFAM: Radical SAM superfamily~TIGRFAM: 7,8-didemethyl-8-hydroxy-5-deazariboflavin synthase, CofG subunit), translated as MLSKDQLISLLEVQGDGVLQLMMQANSLRQTDRITYSKNVFLPLTNICRNDCGYCTFRREVEDPDATLILTPHEVMQTIHQADQYDCREALFTFGEQADTTPQVHDALKNLGFEGMLEYLYHLCERTLNETSLLPHSNPGVLQKDELKMLREVNASMGLMLETTSSRLMEGPAHKKSPGKDPKLRIETIENAGKLKIPFTTGLLIGIGETVEERVDSLLEIRRIQDKYGHIQEIIIQNFKPKPGIEMESHREPSLLDMIRMVAVTSLLFPDCGVQVPPNLNRDTAGMFILAGADDWGGVSPITKDYVNPEAPWPELDELMELTQELGFQLEERLPVYPKYLTKEFLSHHILEKVF; from the coding sequence ATGTTATCCAAAGACCAGCTAATTTCTCTACTGGAAGTGCAGGGTGATGGTGTTCTGCAACTGATGATGCAGGCCAATTCACTCCGTCAAACAGACAGAATAACCTATTCTAAAAACGTTTTTTTACCCTTAACCAATATCTGTAGAAATGACTGCGGATACTGCACATTCCGCCGAGAAGTGGAAGATCCAGACGCCACATTAATTCTAACACCCCACGAGGTCATGCAGACCATTCACCAAGCAGACCAATACGATTGCAGGGAAGCTCTTTTCACCTTCGGAGAACAGGCCGATACAACACCACAGGTCCACGATGCTCTGAAGAATCTGGGATTTGAAGGGATGCTGGAATACCTCTATCACCTCTGTGAAAGAACACTTAATGAAACCAGCCTACTACCCCACAGTAACCCAGGTGTACTCCAAAAAGATGAGCTTAAAATGTTGCGGGAGGTGAACGCATCCATGGGACTGATGCTGGAAACTACTAGCAGCAGACTGATGGAGGGCCCTGCCCACAAAAAAAGTCCAGGTAAGGATCCTAAGTTAAGAATTGAAACCATTGAAAACGCGGGAAAGTTGAAAATACCCTTTACAACGGGACTTTTAATTGGTATTGGGGAAACTGTGGAGGAGAGAGTTGATTCTCTCCTGGAGATCAGGAGGATTCAGGATAAATATGGTCATATTCAGGAGATCATTATCCAGAATTTCAAACCCAAACCCGGTATTGAAATGGAATCCCACCGTGAACCTTCACTCCTGGATATGATTCGAATGGTAGCAGTTACCAGCCTGCTCTTCCCAGATTGTGGTGTGCAGGTACCCCCTAACCTAAACCGAGATACTGCTGGGATGTTTATCCTGGCAGGGGCAGATGACTGGGGAGGAGTTTCACCCATCACCAAGGATTACGTGAACCCAGAAGCACCATGGCCGGAGTTAGATGAACTCATGGAATTAACCCAAGAACTGGGATTCCAGTTGGAAGAAAGATTGCCAGTTTATCCAAAGTATCTTACAAAAGAATTTTTAAGTCACCATATTTTAGAAAAAGTTTTTTAA
- a CDS encoding hypothetical protein (PFAM: Uncharacterized protein conserved in archaea (DUF2120)) yields the protein MKTRNIAGQIMGQLEAFEGSKAAMDSAELLIVRGKSRQRIQPEELGTTISQILKDMGARELDMFSDETADIITIIDEQIRSKVKIQGETDIYGIYRLKESFENMNCHADYGMGLMDDIAIFIVLWKDKSGLGPLFVELVVSALEG from the coding sequence TTGAAGACACGCAACATTGCCGGACAAATCATGGGCCAGTTAGAAGCATTTGAAGGCTCCAAAGCAGCCATGGACAGCGCCGAATTACTGATAGTCAGGGGAAAATCACGCCAAAGGATCCAGCCTGAGGAACTGGGGACCACCATCTCACAGATACTAAAGGATATGGGGGCTCGCGAGCTGGATATGTTCTCTGATGAAACCGCAGACATTATCACCATAATAGACGAACAGATCCGTTCCAAGGTGAAGATCCAGGGAGAAACCGATATATACGGAATATATCGTCTTAAAGAATCTTTTGAAAACATGAACTGCCACGCAGATTATGGTATGGGTTTGATGGATGATATTGCCATTTTCATAGTCCTCTGGAAGGACAAAAGTGGTTTAGGGCCCCTGTTTGTTGAACTGGTGGTTTCGGCCCTGGAAGGATGA
- a CDS encoding TIGR00294 family protein (PFAM: Uncharacterized ACR, COG1469~TIGRFAM: TIGR00294 family protein): protein MQPPCLPDTQEKLPTIPVHLTRVGVKGVKKLLKIERDNKRPIVLLPTFDAFVDLPSTQRGIHMSRNPEAISHVLEEAVEDNAMEVESLCAEIVSLLLEKHKYAKRAEVSMKSDFMIMKKSPVTQHKTQEMVNIMADAIGYRTKEGVVIRKMIGAEVVGMTVCPCAQETVKESSKQKLLKFLDEETTEKVLETVTFASHNQRGRGSIMIEVPAQQTIRGEDIIKIIEDSMSSYVCELLKRPDEHAVVVNAHEHPMFVEDCVRHMIQKIVKEFSHLPDDTLITVQQVNEESIHRHNAFAEKVATMGELKAEIKNGGGN from the coding sequence TTGCAACCACCGTGTTTACCTGATACCCAGGAAAAGTTACCTACCATCCCCGTGCACCTCACCAGAGTAGGGGTGAAAGGGGTTAAAAAACTTTTAAAGATCGAAAGGGATAATAAAAGACCTATTGTTCTTTTACCCACTTTCGATGCCTTTGTGGATCTGCCCAGCACTCAGAGAGGCATCCACATGTCACGCAACCCAGAAGCCATTAGCCACGTCTTGGAAGAAGCTGTAGAAGACAATGCAATGGAAGTAGAGTCATTATGTGCCGAAATAGTGAGTTTACTGCTTGAAAAGCACAAATACGCCAAGCGGGCCGAGGTCAGTATGAAGAGTGACTTCATGATCATGAAGAAGTCACCAGTGACCCAACACAAAACCCAGGAAATGGTCAATATAATGGCTGATGCCATTGGCTACCGCACCAAAGAAGGCGTAGTCATTCGGAAGATGATCGGAGCAGAAGTAGTAGGGATGACTGTATGTCCCTGCGCCCAGGAAACAGTGAAAGAAAGCTCCAAACAGAAACTCCTGAAATTCTTAGATGAAGAGACCACTGAAAAAGTCCTGGAAACTGTCACCTTTGCATCCCATAATCAGAGAGGCAGGGGAAGTATCATGATTGAAGTGCCGGCCCAACAGACAATCAGGGGTGAAGACATTATCAAAATAATTGAAGACTCCATGAGCTCCTATGTCTGTGAACTTTTGAAAAGACCCGATGAGCATGCAGTAGTGGTTAATGCCCACGAGCATCCCATGTTCGTGGAAGACTGTGTGCGGCATATGATACAGAAGATAGTGAAAGAATTCTCCCACCTACCCGATGACACTCTTATCACTGTTCAACAGGTTAACGAGGAGAGTATCCACCGCCACAATGCATTCGCAGAAAAAGTAGCCACCATGGGTGAACTTAAAGCTGAAATAAAAAATGGTGGAGGAAACTAA
- a CDS encoding hypothetical protein (PFAM: Uncharacterized protein conserved in archaea (DUF2100)), with protein MDKIRFKQAQTLLKEAGQSQKSTEKLKKPHEGTIDSVAYAEIINNIIKTEEFIYSSRPSHKLLPEDAEEFCNHLIGIRNKIDDILAEFGVLEKENVEEEVNRLSEKFILLTTKGNFKKILTRWGVEPLRIVVAGVPLEAEDMRILNPKIPDTAIEPIKKKISHVKNDINRKMEQFNVQEILVVVENDKSGEILAKRAEDLYMAKVMKSDSLKDTDILEFKRALEG; from the coding sequence ATGGATAAAATCAGGTTTAAACAGGCCCAAACACTTCTAAAAGAAGCGGGTCAATCCCAAAAAAGTACTGAAAAGCTAAAAAAACCCCATGAAGGCACCATTGATTCAGTTGCATATGCCGAGATTATAAACAACATTATAAAAACTGAAGAATTCATTTATTCCAGCAGACCCAGCCATAAACTACTCCCAGAAGATGCTGAAGAATTTTGCAACCATTTAATTGGTATTAGGAATAAAATTGATGATATTCTGGCAGAATTTGGCGTTTTAGAAAAGGAAAATGTGGAAGAAGAGGTTAATAGGCTTTCAGAAAAATTCATCCTGCTCACTACTAAGGGAAACTTCAAAAAGATATTAACCCGCTGGGGAGTTGAACCCCTGAGGATAGTTGTGGCAGGAGTACCATTAGAAGCGGAAGACATGCGCATTCTCAACCCTAAAATTCCTGATACCGCAATTGAACCCATAAAAAAGAAAATATCCCATGTGAAAAATGATATTAACCGTAAAATGGAACAGTTTAATGTGCAGGAAATTCTAGTGGTGGTTGAAAATGATAAATCCGGAGAGATCCTGGCAAAACGAGCTGAAGATCTTTACATGGCTAAAGTTATGAAAAGTGATAGTTTGAAAGACACTGATATCCTTGAATTTAAGAGAGCTCTGGAAGGATGA
- a CDS encoding deacetylase, histone deacetylase/acetoin utilization protein (PFAM: Histone deacetylase domain), which produces MISLVYSPEYAQHQTGSHPENQERLEVMMNHLLREGEVEKSDIHQPTPASDDDLLRVHTTPYLKHLKNFAESGGGYLDFDTFASPQSYEIAKLAAGGAITASRLVFDHDDFAYSMARPPGHHATTDSAMGFCLINNLAVALEYMREKHSLRKFLILDFDAHYGNGTAEIFYQDPHVLYISIHQDPHTIFPGKGFIEETGSGKGKGCNLNIPMSPGSATSDYIYILEKIIEPVLRKFKADFYFLDVGFDGHREDPLSSLQLDDDFYPWIACYMQKLTPKMVLILEGGYSKNAMARSNRKMIKVLNDKSTHEDQWRPPGKLMVKDETKRIFKTIQDTFSPYFTF; this is translated from the coding sequence GTGATTTCCCTGGTTTACTCCCCAGAATACGCACAGCATCAAACTGGATCCCATCCTGAAAATCAGGAAAGACTGGAAGTTATGATGAATCATCTTCTAAGAGAGGGTGAGGTGGAAAAATCAGATATCCACCAACCCACCCCTGCCAGTGATGATGATCTCCTGCGGGTGCACACCACCCCTTATCTAAAACATTTGAAGAATTTCGCAGAAAGTGGTGGAGGTTACCTGGACTTCGACACCTTTGCTTCCCCTCAAAGCTATGAAATTGCAAAACTAGCAGCAGGGGGAGCAATTACTGCTTCCAGACTGGTTTTTGATCATGATGATTTTGCTTATTCCATGGCAAGACCGCCCGGTCACCATGCCACAACAGACAGTGCCATGGGTTTCTGTTTAATCAACAACCTGGCCGTGGCCCTGGAGTACATGCGGGAAAAGCATAGTCTTAGGAAATTCCTGATACTGGATTTCGACGCCCATTACGGGAATGGAACCGCTGAAATATTCTACCAGGACCCCCATGTCCTCTATATATCCATACACCAGGACCCCCACACAATTTTTCCAGGGAAGGGATTCATTGAAGAAACTGGAAGCGGGAAGGGAAAAGGTTGCAATCTTAATATACCCATGTCTCCAGGTTCTGCAACCTCAGATTATATTTACATCCTGGAAAAAATCATAGAACCCGTTTTAAGAAAATTCAAGGCAGACTTTTATTTTCTGGATGTTGGTTTCGACGGGCACCGGGAAGATCCCCTTTCCAGTCTCCAGTTAGATGATGATTTTTATCCATGGATAGCCTGCTACATGCAGAAGCTGACTCCCAAAATGGTGCTGATCCTGGAGGGTGGTTACAGTAAAAATGCCATGGCCCGCTCCAACCGGAAAATGATAAAAGTATTGAATGACAAGAGTACCCATGAAGACCAGTGGCGACCACCCGGAAAACTGATGGTGAAAGATGAAACCAAAAGGATATTTAAAACAATCCAAGACACATTTTCACCATATTTCACATTCTAA
- a CDS encoding transcriptional regulator (PFAM: HTH domain; AsnC family), translating to MKENDKKSELVEIDDVDREIINLFNKDGRMSYRKIAKRLDVSIGTVHNRMEKLTKNEVIQKFAPVIDHSKLGYNLTTIIGVRVKGGVLENWEDRTAYHKNVLCMYDVTGEFDAILVARFKDTSELDQFIKGLLKEPDVQRTYTQTVLNIVKEDLSSSRML from the coding sequence ATGAAAGAAAATGATAAAAAGAGCGAACTCGTGGAAATCGACGATGTAGACCGAGAAATCATTAATTTATTCAATAAAGACGGCAGAATGTCTTACAGGAAAATAGCAAAGCGTCTTGATGTTTCCATTGGTACGGTGCATAATCGTATGGAGAAACTCACTAAAAATGAGGTGATCCAGAAGTTCGCACCGGTCATTGACCACAGTAAACTGGGTTACAACCTCACCACCATCATTGGAGTACGGGTAAAGGGAGGAGTACTGGAAAACTGGGAAGATCGCACCGCCTACCATAAAAACGTTCTCTGCATGTATGATGTTACAGGAGAGTTTGATGCCATACTGGTTGCCCGATTTAAAGACACCAGTGAACTGGACCAATTCATAAAGGGTTTGCTCAAGGAACCGGATGTTCAGAGAACCTACACCCAAACCGTGCTTAACATTGTGAAAGAAGACCTCAGTTCAAGTAGAATGTTGTAA
- a CDS encoding transcriptional regulator (PFAM: Bacterial regulatory protein, arsR family) gives MKTLITNLRGQCLFNVSMKTQPDGLIILHYGKHRKTELDSFLKGGEIRIDTEDPQDALNRILEIIRGAKIHGDIYVAYGSGDIGPLLNFAANLEEVAGIFTCFGEKVVRLPPFQLKISKTRLKIMEMLTHNDYTAVEIGRKVGISRAMVYKHLNGLIDLGLVKRSHSMEKYSITDAGMLAMT, from the coding sequence ATGAAAACCCTGATAACGAATTTAAGAGGACAATGTCTCTTTAATGTCTCTATGAAAACCCAGCCAGATGGATTAATCATATTGCATTATGGGAAACATCGCAAAACAGAATTGGACTCTTTTTTAAAAGGCGGTGAAATTCGAATAGATACAGAAGACCCCCAGGATGCGTTAAATCGGATTTTAGAAATTATCCGAGGGGCTAAAATACATGGCGACATTTATGTGGCCTATGGTTCTGGGGATATTGGTCCTCTTCTGAATTTTGCAGCTAACCTGGAGGAAGTGGCAGGGATTTTCACCTGTTTTGGAGAGAAGGTGGTTAGGCTTCCACCATTCCAGCTGAAGATATCAAAGACCCGTCTTAAAATAATGGAAATGCTCACCCATAATGACTATACTGCTGTTGAAATTGGTAGAAAAGTTGGAATATCCAGGGCAATGGTTTATAAACATCTTAATGGACTTATAGACCTGGGGCTGGTTAAAAGATCTCATTCCATGGAAAAATACAGCATAACTGATGCAGGGATGCTGGCCATGACTTAA
- a CDS encoding glutamate synthase family protein (overlaps another CDS with the same product name~PFAM: GXGXG motif): MNNEIKKAISEDKKNLILENPGKLNSIAVGLGPGAEITLNGDVGDFVAALNNGASIEIQGNVGRYVGDNMTSGEIIVRGSAEEGVGFGTYNGTIVVYGDAGDAVGQLNKGGILVINGNMGKLAGLYMLSGDIIVTGDAGEDTGDWMIGGNIYVAGNYQTGTNAAVRELDAKDKDKLSSIFKKYDIAAQAEDFIKIGPEELRPFYGKEEASK; this comes from the coding sequence TTGAACAATGAGATTAAAAAGGCAATATCTGAAGATAAAAAAAATTTGATACTTGAAAATCCAGGCAAACTAAACTCAATTGCAGTAGGGCTGGGACCCGGAGCAGAAATCACCCTAAATGGTGATGTGGGAGATTTTGTAGCGGCACTGAACAATGGAGCATCCATAGAAATACAGGGAAATGTTGGTCGCTACGTGGGTGACAACATGACCTCGGGGGAGATCATTGTAAGAGGTTCTGCTGAAGAAGGAGTTGGATTCGGAACCTACAACGGCACCATTGTTGTTTATGGGGATGCTGGCGATGCAGTGGGCCAGCTAAATAAAGGAGGAATTCTGGTTATAAATGGTAATATGGGCAAATTAGCCGGACTTTACATGCTCAGTGGGGATATAATAGTCACCGGGGATGCAGGTGAAGACACTGGAGACTGGATGATTGGAGGAAACATATACGTGGCTGGAAACTATCAGACTGGGACCAATGCTGCAGTGCGAGAACTGGATGCCAAAGACAAGGATAAGTTATCATCAATCTTCAAAAAATATGATATAGCTGCCCAGGCTGAAGATTTCATTAAGATTGGGCCTGAAGAGTTAAGACCCTTCTATGGTAAAGAGGAGGCCTCCAAATGA